A genomic region of Salinibacterium sp. NK8237 contains the following coding sequences:
- the recQ gene encoding DNA helicase RecQ, producing the protein MVVAAPRLLGMVSAQSVLESTFGYDSFRGQQGEIIDTIVQGRDALVLMPTGGGKSLCYQIPALVREGTGVVISPLIALMQDQVDALAAVGARAEFLNSTQSADERTRVENAYRAGELDLLYLAPERLRVSSTVSLLKQGQIGLFAIDEAHCVSQWGHDFRPDYLQLDVLHDLWPRVPRIALTATATEATRKEIAQRLKLTDATQYVSSFDRPNIQYRIESKAQPLQQLLTLLNTEHSGDAGIVYCLSRASVEKTAQFLVENGIPALPYHAGLDSRVRASNQSRFLREEGMVMVATIAFGMGIDKPDVRFVAHLDLPKSVEGYYQETGRAGRDGLPATAWLAYGLQDVMQQRRMIDQSGGDLAHRRNLSAHLDAMLALCETVECRRVQLLGYFGQESTACGNCDTCLSPPESWDGTVAAQKLMSTIVRLERERNQKFGAGHLVDILIGKTTPRVTQQRHDDLATFGIGSDVSEQDWRSVVRQLLAQSLLTVQGEYGTLAITPESASVLSGGRTVKLRKEAPRKARGSGAGGGAAKRKVMTDLPASATDLFENLRTWRSGVARDNGVPAYVVFADATLRGIAVTKPESLAELSEISGVGEKKLETYGAAVLAVVAGGSGEAEAGSGAPAGAVPAFAAAAPAAPSRPATARPAASRPTSRPAASRPAPAKATPVPGDEDDIPFYSDDDAPYDGPPEF; encoded by the coding sequence ATGGTAGTGGCTGCGCCTAGACTTCTCGGCATGGTGTCTGCCCAGTCTGTTCTTGAGTCCACGTTCGGTTACGACTCGTTCCGGGGGCAGCAGGGCGAGATCATCGACACCATCGTGCAGGGCCGAGACGCCCTCGTGCTCATGCCTACCGGTGGTGGCAAGTCGCTGTGTTACCAAATCCCCGCGCTCGTTCGCGAGGGCACCGGCGTTGTCATTTCGCCGCTCATTGCCCTGATGCAAGATCAAGTGGATGCCCTCGCCGCCGTCGGCGCGCGTGCGGAGTTTCTCAACTCCACCCAGTCCGCCGACGAGCGCACTCGCGTCGAAAACGCGTACCGGGCTGGCGAGCTGGATCTTCTCTACCTCGCGCCCGAGCGCCTCCGCGTCTCGTCCACCGTGTCACTCCTCAAACAGGGCCAAATCGGGCTCTTCGCCATCGACGAGGCTCACTGTGTGTCGCAGTGGGGCCACGACTTTCGCCCCGACTATCTGCAACTCGATGTGTTGCACGACCTGTGGCCGAGGGTCCCGCGCATTGCGCTCACCGCGACCGCGACCGAAGCCACTCGCAAAGAGATCGCCCAGCGACTGAAGCTCACTGACGCCACTCAGTATGTTTCTAGTTTTGACCGGCCCAACATCCAGTACCGCATTGAATCCAAGGCGCAGCCGCTGCAGCAGTTGCTCACTCTGCTGAACACGGAACACTCGGGCGATGCCGGCATTGTGTACTGCTTGTCTCGCGCCTCGGTCGAGAAGACGGCGCAGTTCTTGGTGGAGAACGGTATCCCCGCGTTGCCGTATCACGCGGGTCTCGACTCGCGAGTGCGCGCCAGCAACCAGAGCCGCTTCTTGCGCGAAGAGGGCATGGTGATGGTCGCGACGATCGCGTTCGGCATGGGCATCGACAAGCCCGACGTGCGCTTCGTCGCCCACCTCGACCTGCCCAAGAGCGTTGAAGGTTACTACCAAGAGACGGGTCGTGCCGGTCGTGATGGCTTGCCCGCGACCGCGTGGTTGGCTTACGGCTTGCAGGATGTCATGCAGCAGCGCCGCATGATCGATCAGTCGGGTGGCGACCTGGCTCACCGTCGCAACCTGAGCGCGCACCTTGATGCGATGCTCGCGCTGTGCGAGACGGTTGAATGTCGTCGCGTGCAGCTGCTTGGTTACTTCGGTCAAGAGTCCACGGCGTGCGGCAACTGTGACACCTGCTTGTCTCCGCCCGAGTCCTGGGATGGCACAGTCGCGGCCCAAAAGCTGATGTCGACGATTGTGCGGTTGGAGCGCGAGCGCAACCAAAAGTTTGGCGCTGGGCACCTAGTCGACATCCTCATCGGCAAGACCACACCGCGGGTCACGCAGCAACGTCACGACGATCTGGCCACGTTCGGAATCGGTTCCGATGTCTCGGAGCAAGACTGGCGCTCGGTCGTGCGGCAGCTGCTCGCGCAATCATTGCTTACGGTGCAGGGGGAGTACGGCACGCTCGCGATCACGCCCGAGAGTGCGTCGGTGCTGAGCGGCGGGCGCACGGTGAAGCTGCGCAAGGAAGCACCCCGCAAGGCGCGCGGTTCGGGTGCAGGCGGCGGCGCCGCTAAACGCAAGGTCATGACCGACCTGCCCGCCTCGGCGACCGATCTGTTCGAGAACCTGCGCACTTGGCGTTCGGGAGTCGCGCGCGACAACGGTGTGCCTGCGTACGTCGTGTTCGCGGATGCCACCCTGCGCGGCATTGCCGTCACCAAACCAGAGTCGTTGGCTGAGCTGTCGGAAATCAGCGGTGTTGGCGAGAAGAAGCTCGAGACGTATGGCGCCGCCGTGCTCGCGGTTGTGGCCGGCGGATCGGGCGAGGCCGAAGCGGGAAGTGGTGCGCCTGCGGGTGCCGTACCCGCGTTCGCGGCAGCGGCTCCCGCCGCTCCGTCGCGTCCGGCGACTGCACGCCCTGCGGCTTCGCGGCCTACCTCACGCCCGGCCGCGTCACGCCCGGCTCCGGCCAAAGCAACCCCGGTTCCCGGTGATGAAGACGACATCCCGTTCTACTCGGATGACGACGCTCCCTACGACGGGCCACCTGAGTTCTAG
- a CDS encoding carbohydrate ABC transporter permease: MTATVPAKLPLNKKTKKQLARGENGAAKRTKKRLTSRGATIAALVIAVLWTTPTFGLFVSSLRPPEEILRNGWWTIFQNPGFTLNNYTEVLAAGNSQLNLAGAFINSIAITLPATIFPLVIASLAAYAFAWIKFPGRNWMFIGVFALQIVPLQMALVPLLSLFSRGLSIGDIEIFSSLNASNSYSQVWIAHTIFALPLAIFLLHNFVSEIPSELIEAARVDGAGHGQVFFRIVLPLTMPAIASFAIFQFLWVWNDLLVALVFADGRVAPMTKLLAEITGSRGQDWNLLTAGAFISILVPLIVFFALQRYFVRGLLAGSTKG; encoded by the coding sequence ATGACCGCGACAGTGCCCGCGAAGCTTCCGCTGAACAAGAAGACTAAGAAGCAACTGGCCCGTGGCGAAAACGGCGCTGCCAAGCGCACCAAGAAGCGCCTCACGAGTCGCGGAGCCACGATCGCAGCGCTGGTGATTGCAGTGCTGTGGACGACGCCGACATTCGGGCTGTTCGTCTCCTCGCTTCGCCCGCCCGAGGAGATTCTGCGCAACGGCTGGTGGACGATCTTCCAGAACCCCGGCTTCACTCTCAACAACTACACCGAGGTGTTGGCGGCCGGAAACAGCCAGCTCAATTTGGCAGGCGCGTTTATTAACTCGATCGCCATCACGTTGCCGGCCACGATCTTCCCGCTCGTTATCGCGAGCCTGGCAGCGTATGCCTTCGCGTGGATCAAGTTCCCCGGTCGCAACTGGATGTTCATCGGCGTCTTCGCGCTACAGATCGTGCCGCTGCAGATGGCACTTGTTCCGCTGCTGAGCCTGTTCTCTCGTGGGCTGTCGATCGGTGACATCGAAATCTTCTCAAGCCTCAATGCCTCCAACTCCTACTCGCAGGTCTGGATTGCGCACACGATCTTCGCGCTGCCACTGGCCATCTTCTTGCTGCACAACTTCGTCTCCGAGATCCCGTCCGAGCTCATCGAAGCAGCGAGAGTGGATGGTGCGGGCCACGGTCAGGTCTTCTTCCGCATCGTGCTTCCGCTCACGATGCCGGCCATTGCGTCGTTCGCGATCTTCCAGTTCTTGTGGGTCTGGAACGACCTGCTCGTGGCGTTGGTGTTTGCCGACGGGCGAGTGGCGCCGATGACGAAACTGCTCGCGGAGATCACCGGTAGCCGTGGTCAAGACTGGAACCTGCTTACCGCCGGTGCCTTCATCTCGATTCTTGTGCCGCTCATCGTCTTCTTCGCGCTGCAGCGCTACTTCGTGCGCGGATTGCTCGCGGGTTCAACGAAGGGGTAG
- a CDS encoding iron chelate uptake ABC transporter family permease subunit, with the protein MTRTWRVSIVLAAIALTLILVNIAVGAYTLTLPDLLATLFGGGTSSDQFIVFKLRLPRVLLAVLVAVGFGLAGALFQSLLRNPLASPDIIGISGGASVAAVLSLLVFGATGLVVSLSALGGALLVAFTIYLLSWRSGMNGMRFVLIGVGIAFMAQSVLGYLITRGDVRDAQQALVWMVGGLGGASWDDILIMAVSLAILLPAVFLLASKLRMLQLGDDLAAGLGVAVQRSRLALIIVAVALVAIATALVGPLAFVAFVSAPIARRLVRGGGLALVPSALVAVVLVLGADFVAQHFITTGTQVPTGIVTGIVGAPYLLWLISTTNREGRAS; encoded by the coding sequence ATGACCCGCACGTGGCGCGTCTCTATCGTTCTCGCGGCGATTGCTCTGACACTCATTCTTGTCAATATTGCGGTCGGGGCATATACGCTCACGCTGCCGGATTTGCTCGCGACCTTGTTCGGCGGTGGCACCTCATCCGACCAGTTCATTGTCTTCAAGTTGCGGCTGCCGCGAGTGCTTCTTGCCGTGCTGGTTGCTGTCGGGTTCGGCCTCGCTGGTGCCCTGTTCCAGAGCCTGCTGCGCAACCCACTTGCTAGCCCCGACATCATCGGCATCAGTGGGGGAGCGAGTGTCGCCGCCGTGCTCAGCCTGCTCGTCTTTGGAGCCACCGGACTCGTTGTGTCACTCTCCGCGCTCGGCGGCGCGCTACTTGTGGCGTTCACGATCTACCTGCTCTCGTGGCGCTCGGGCATGAACGGTATGCGCTTCGTTCTCATCGGTGTCGGCATCGCGTTCATGGCGCAATCCGTGCTGGGTTATCTCATCACCCGCGGCGACGTGCGCGACGCGCAACAAGCTCTCGTGTGGATGGTCGGCGGGCTCGGCGGAGCCAGCTGGGACGACATCCTCATCATGGCTGTCAGCCTCGCCATCTTGCTGCCCGCGGTCTTCCTGCTGGCATCGAAGCTGCGGATGCTCCAGCTCGGCGATGATCTTGCTGCGGGCCTCGGCGTGGCTGTGCAACGCTCGCGGCTCGCGCTCATCATCGTCGCGGTAGCTCTAGTCGCGATCGCCACCGCCCTAGTAGGACCGCTCGCCTTTGTCGCCTTCGTCTCCGCCCCGATCGCTCGGCGCTTGGTGCGCGGGGGAGGCCTCGCGCTCGTCCCGAGCGCTCTTGTCGCGGTCGTGCTCGTTCTCGGCGCCGACTTTGTGGCCCAACATTTCATCACCACCGGAACCCAAGTGCCTACAGGAATCGTCACCGGCATCGTGGGTGCCCCGTACCTGTTGTGGCTTATCTCCACCACCAACCGCGAAGGACGTGCATCGTGA
- a CDS encoding siderophore-interacting protein, with amino-acid sequence MLTLEREIVKDARPGYRPFAARVESIRELSPHFKRVTFAGAEFEAFGTDGFDQRIKIVFPLPGIGLSDIGAHDPQTIAEGTWYARWRALPDEARNPFRTYTIRAVRPELREIDVDMVFHGANGPAGQWLANAAAGDEVIIVGPDAASIHSGIGIDWHPGPARTVLLAGDETSAPAICNILERLDPSVQAHAFIEIPDAADQPPLNLTSNCHVTWLPRGEQPAGSALDPAVRAWTKANASLVLPALAPTPQLLGDIDVDTELLWDSPGEASGKHFYAWLAAEACTIKLLRRFLVSETGVDRKQVAFMGYWRLGKSEAQ; translated from the coding sequence ATGCTTACCTTGGAGCGCGAGATCGTGAAGGACGCCCGCCCGGGCTATCGACCGTTCGCTGCCCGCGTGGAAAGCATCCGCGAACTTTCGCCTCACTTTAAGCGGGTTACCTTCGCGGGCGCTGAGTTCGAGGCCTTCGGCACTGATGGTTTCGACCAGCGAATCAAGATCGTTTTTCCGCTGCCGGGCATTGGCTTGAGCGACATCGGCGCGCACGATCCGCAGACCATCGCCGAGGGCACCTGGTACGCCCGCTGGCGTGCGCTGCCCGACGAGGCGCGCAACCCGTTCCGCACTTACACGATTCGCGCGGTGCGACCTGAGCTCCGCGAAATCGATGTCGACATGGTCTTCCACGGCGCTAATGGCCCCGCCGGGCAGTGGCTCGCAAACGCAGCGGCCGGCGACGAGGTCATCATCGTCGGGCCCGACGCGGCGAGCATCCACTCGGGTATCGGCATCGACTGGCACCCCGGCCCCGCCCGCACTGTGCTTCTGGCCGGCGATGAAACGTCTGCGCCCGCCATCTGCAACATCCTTGAACGCCTCGACCCCAGCGTGCAAGCTCACGCTTTCATCGAGATTCCGGATGCCGCAGACCAGCCGCCACTGAACCTCACCAGTAACTGCCACGTCACGTGGCTTCCGCGCGGCGAGCAGCCCGCAGGTTCTGCGCTCGACCCCGCCGTTCGGGCGTGGACGAAAGCCAACGCGTCACTCGTGTTACCCGCACTCGCCCCGACGCCCCAACTGCTCGGGGATATCGATGTCGACACCGAACTTCTCTGGGATTCGCCGGGTGAGGCATCCGGAAAGCACTTCTATGCCTGGCTTGCCGCCGAAGCCTGCACCATCAAACTCTTGCGCCGCTTTCTTGTGAGCGAGACCGGTGTTGACCGCAAGCAGGTTGCGTTCATGGGGTACTGGCGTCTCGGCAAGTCCGAAGCGCAGTAG
- a CDS encoding ABC transporter substrate-binding protein, whose amino-acid sequence MRLVGISLIAAIALSACTSASEPQATSAPSETPAPAPAFPVTLVHSQGETTIEELPERIASLGSQHTDALLALGAVPVVTTYPLTRPIYEETLAELGAAVPEVLTENDDVDGTLAALAEFAPDVILAPQQISPLNGNVLLSDGYLRLTEVAPTVYPTASALDSEGYESATSWREALIQVGAVLGKSADAAAQLESFDATVAALAEEHPEFSGKTIAVTRSGSGGPVLVTATSPVALILEALGFTVFDPTTIESDVSGDVVFFEPDQAALLDVDVLIVSDDEGGQTDTIRGYGDSPTYADGTVLHFGQMDQATQLALVVPTALTAPASIEAFVSQLAAALK is encoded by the coding sequence ATGCGGTTAGTCGGCATCAGTCTGATCGCAGCTATTGCTCTCAGCGCGTGCACGAGCGCCAGCGAGCCGCAGGCAACTTCGGCGCCTAGTGAAACTCCAGCCCCTGCTCCTGCATTTCCTGTCACGCTCGTGCATTCCCAGGGTGAAACCACCATTGAGGAATTGCCGGAACGCATAGCTTCGCTGGGCTCGCAGCACACCGATGCACTTCTGGCTCTGGGGGCCGTCCCGGTTGTGACTACCTACCCTCTGACACGCCCGATTTACGAAGAGACCCTGGCTGAACTCGGCGCTGCGGTGCCAGAAGTCTTGACCGAGAACGACGACGTTGACGGCACTCTCGCCGCTCTTGCTGAGTTTGCTCCCGACGTGATTCTTGCCCCACAACAGATTTCCCCTCTCAATGGAAACGTACTGCTCAGCGACGGTTACCTGAGGCTCACGGAGGTTGCCCCGACGGTCTATCCGACCGCTTCGGCGTTGGACTCTGAGGGCTATGAATCTGCGACAAGTTGGCGTGAAGCGCTCATCCAAGTGGGGGCGGTGCTCGGCAAGAGCGCGGATGCCGCAGCCCAACTCGAGTCGTTCGATGCGACTGTGGCGGCCTTGGCCGAGGAGCACCCTGAATTCTCCGGTAAAACAATAGCGGTGACGCGGTCTGGCTCCGGCGGTCCCGTACTCGTGACGGCGACGTCTCCGGTGGCGCTCATCCTTGAGGCGCTTGGCTTTACAGTCTTCGACCCCACGACGATCGAGAGTGACGTAAGCGGCGACGTGGTATTTTTCGAGCCCGATCAAGCAGCACTCCTCGACGTCGATGTTCTGATTGTGAGCGACGACGAGGGCGGGCAAACAGACACTATTCGCGGGTATGGCGACAGTCCCACCTACGCCGACGGAACAGTGCTCCACTTTGGGCAGATGGATCAAGCAACGCAGCTAGCGCTTGTCGTGCCCACGGCGCTCACCGCTCCCGCAAGTATCGAGGCGTTTGTGAGTCAGCTAGCCGCGGCGCTCAAGTAG
- a CDS encoding iron-siderophore ABC transporter substrate-binding protein, which produces MSRRSRLAAFAAATAALVALSGCAASTSEGETDAPAASDAFPVTIEHAFGETVIESEPQRVLTLGWGSGDAVLALGVVPVGMEAQNYGGDENGVLPWAADALAELDGDDPIIVPATTDAPAYEQIAEAAPDLILATYSGITEEQYDLLSEIAPVVAYPELPWATPWRDVISTTGTALGKTAAADEVLTNIDALVAEKAAEHPEFEGKTVAATFDVGGTFYVYKPADPRVEFLVDLGLESAPAVETLANGDATFFYTLSYEKLDELDSDLLIAYAETDDAGDTFAAQPYAQSIPAVANGGLIAVNGASLVASVSPPTALSLPWGIDSFVDAIAGALN; this is translated from the coding sequence ATGTCACGCCGTTCCCGCCTCGCAGCCTTCGCTGCGGCCACCGCCGCCCTCGTCGCATTGAGCGGTTGCGCCGCCTCAACGTCCGAAGGCGAAACGGATGCGCCCGCAGCCTCCGACGCATTCCCCGTCACGATCGAGCACGCCTTCGGCGAAACGGTTATCGAGAGTGAACCGCAGCGCGTGCTCACTCTCGGCTGGGGAAGCGGCGACGCTGTTCTGGCCCTCGGTGTCGTGCCCGTTGGCATGGAAGCGCAAAACTACGGTGGCGACGAGAACGGCGTTCTTCCCTGGGCTGCGGATGCTCTCGCCGAGCTCGATGGCGACGACCCCATCATTGTCCCTGCGACCACGGATGCTCCCGCCTATGAGCAGATCGCCGAGGCCGCTCCCGACCTGATCCTCGCAACCTACTCGGGAATCACCGAAGAGCAGTACGACCTGCTCAGCGAGATCGCTCCCGTCGTTGCGTACCCCGAGCTGCCGTGGGCTACCCCGTGGCGCGACGTGATCAGCACCACTGGCACCGCCCTCGGCAAGACTGCTGCCGCGGATGAGGTACTCACCAACATTGACGCTCTCGTCGCCGAGAAGGCGGCCGAGCATCCCGAGTTCGAGGGCAAGACCGTTGCGGCGACCTTCGACGTCGGCGGAACCTTCTACGTCTACAAGCCGGCAGACCCCCGCGTGGAGTTCTTAGTCGACCTCGGTCTTGAGAGCGCTCCCGCGGTTGAGACCCTCGCCAATGGTGACGCAACGTTCTTCTACACTCTCAGCTACGAGAAGCTCGATGAGCTCGATAGCGACCTGTTGATTGCGTACGCGGAGACGGATGACGCTGGCGATACTTTCGCTGCCCAGCCTTACGCGCAGAGCATCCCGGCCGTGGCCAACGGTGGACTCATCGCGGTCAACGGCGCGTCGCTCGTCGCCTCGGTATCGCCGCCCACGGCGCTCTCGCTGCCCTGGGGTATCGACAGCTTCGTGGATGCAATTGCTGGTGCGCTGAACTAA
- a CDS encoding ABC transporter ATP-binding protein, producing MTPADTHPADTPQRPPHELRADNVTLNYGGRDIVSNVSVTIPDGTVTVIVGANACGKSTLLRGLSRLLRPASGHVMLDGRDIHSMASKEVAQVVGILPQSPIAPEGITVRDLVARGRYPHQGWFQQWSAADEAAVEHALEATDTAQLASRRIEELSGGQRQRVWIAMALSQDPDILLLDEPTTFLDVRHQLDALDVLATLNRERGTTIVMVLHELNLAARYADHMILMGEGQIIAEGTPAEVVTAERMREAFGLEAQIMADPVSGSPMVIPLGRRPGR from the coding sequence GTGACCCCAGCTGACACTCACCCAGCTGACACTCCCCAGCGCCCACCGCACGAACTGCGCGCCGACAACGTGACCCTCAACTATGGCGGGCGCGACATTGTGTCGAACGTGAGCGTCACGATCCCCGACGGCACGGTGACCGTGATCGTGGGCGCCAATGCCTGCGGCAAGTCGACACTGCTGCGCGGGCTGTCGCGGTTGCTGCGACCGGCGTCGGGTCACGTGATGCTCGACGGCCGCGACATCCACTCGATGGCATCGAAAGAGGTTGCGCAAGTTGTGGGAATCTTGCCGCAGTCGCCGATCGCACCGGAGGGCATCACGGTCCGCGACCTCGTGGCTCGCGGACGCTACCCGCATCAGGGTTGGTTTCAGCAGTGGTCGGCGGCGGATGAGGCGGCTGTCGAGCACGCGCTTGAAGCGACCGACACCGCTCAGTTGGCATCGCGCCGCATCGAGGAGCTCTCGGGTGGGCAACGTCAACGCGTGTGGATCGCGATGGCGCTCAGCCAGGATCCCGACATTCTGCTGCTCGACGAACCCACCACCTTCTTGGATGTGCGCCACCAACTTGATGCGCTCGACGTGCTCGCCACCCTCAATCGCGAGCGAGGCACCACCATCGTGATGGTGCTGCACGAACTCAACTTGGCCGCGCGCTATGCCGATCACATGATCCTCATGGGCGAGGGGCAGATCATCGCCGAGGGCACACCTGCCGAGGTTGTTACAGCAGAACGGATGCGCGAGGCGTTTGGGCTCGAGGCTCAGATCATGGCCGATCCGGTTTCTGGCTCACCGATGGTCATCCCGCTGGGGCGTCGCCCGGGGCGCTAG
- a CDS encoding helix-turn-helix domain-containing protein — protein MNETRIVDLRRERGWTQEKLATECGVGIRTIQRLEAGSDASLETLSLVADALGVPVRDLFASIESDELSGRVDSFESRAQDQQSSRNRVAGAWVWLFVGVGVVISMFSFAINTQLSSMGFVAYWLGGSLIFIALKRLVLEPYLERTFPLSRSKRDRRLQKSREI, from the coding sequence ATGAACGAGACACGCATAGTTGACCTGCGCCGTGAGCGCGGCTGGACCCAAGAGAAGCTCGCCACCGAGTGTGGTGTCGGCATCCGCACCATCCAACGGTTAGAAGCGGGGAGTGACGCCAGCCTCGAAACGCTGTCGCTGGTCGCCGATGCACTCGGGGTGCCAGTTCGGGATCTCTTCGCCAGCATCGAGAGCGATGAGTTGAGCGGCCGAGTCGATTCATTCGAGTCGCGCGCTCAGGATCAGCAGTCGTCACGCAACCGGGTGGCAGGTGCTTGGGTGTGGCTATTCGTCGGTGTGGGCGTGGTGATCAGCATGTTCAGCTTTGCGATCAATACGCAGTTGTCGAGCATGGGTTTCGTCGCCTATTGGCTCGGCGGCAGTCTCATTTTCATTGCTCTGAAGCGACTTGTTCTCGAGCCATATCTCGAACGCACATTCCCGCTGTCGCGCAGCAAACGTGACCGCCGACTGCAGAAGAGCCGCGAGATCTGA
- a CDS encoding DMT family transporter has product MFTVFLGLSSALTFGAADFFGGIAAKRISPILATAVGAVSGLALLLLIFPFIPTVWSTEAVLYGLVAGVNSAIAIGLLYACLAIGPMSILSPVTAVMSAIVPVTVGLLRGESLGSFGLIAIPVALIAVVLVGFVPEKGAVRPSAKALLMAVGAGSAIGLFFVILDAAPDDSGIITIVANRVVNAALMFTLFFVMATLAQRRRAGAPAPARSSLWRRGLYFAMVGGTLDVIANMAIITGVRIGDLSVIAVLTALYPAGTVLLAAIVLRERIAPVQYVGIALGIAASILLVVGD; this is encoded by the coding sequence ATGTTCACCGTATTTCTTGGGCTTTCGAGCGCGCTCACCTTCGGTGCCGCTGACTTCTTCGGCGGCATTGCTGCCAAGCGAATTAGCCCCATTTTGGCCACCGCCGTCGGCGCTGTTTCTGGCCTCGCTCTGCTGCTGCTCATCTTTCCGTTCATCCCGACGGTGTGGTCGACCGAAGCAGTTCTCTACGGACTCGTTGCCGGCGTCAATAGCGCGATAGCAATCGGCCTGCTTTACGCGTGCCTCGCGATCGGGCCCATGAGCATCCTCTCTCCGGTGACGGCGGTCATGTCGGCGATCGTGCCCGTGACAGTCGGCCTACTGCGCGGAGAATCGCTCGGCTCGTTCGGTCTCATCGCCATTCCCGTTGCGCTTATCGCCGTGGTGCTCGTGGGTTTTGTTCCCGAAAAAGGTGCCGTGCGACCGAGCGCCAAGGCACTACTGATGGCCGTGGGTGCCGGCAGTGCGATTGGGCTTTTCTTTGTGATTCTGGATGCCGCCCCCGATGACTCGGGCATCATCACCATTGTCGCCAACCGCGTCGTCAATGCGGCACTCATGTTTACGCTGTTCTTTGTCATGGCGACATTAGCTCAGCGCCGCCGAGCCGGAGCACCAGCCCCCGCCCGCTCGTCCCTGTGGCGCCGCGGACTCTATTTCGCCATGGTCGGCGGCACCCTCGACGTAATCGCCAACATGGCGATTATCACGGGCGTGCGCATCGGCGATCTTTCGGTCATTGCCGTGCTGACCGCGCTCTACCCCGCCGGCACAGTGCTACTGGCGGCCATCGTTCTGCGCGAGCGCATCGCCCCCGTGCAATACGTGGGCATCGCGCTCGGCATCGCCGCGAGCATCCTGCTCGTAGTGGGCGACTAG
- a CDS encoding iron ABC transporter permease — MTQTASASRARLSLRTQRWITLGSALGLLAVVLVLSLALGARGVEFSQIWQALFDPEAGNNDQLVIRELRLPRTIVGLLAGLSLGVAGAVMQGVTRNPLADPGLLGVNAGASLAVVFAISVLSITNPTGYIWFAFAGAAAAASIVYAIGSLGREGATPVKLVLAGTAVTAGITSVISLVLISDTDTLNTFRFWSVGSLASRDLEAVRLTIGFVVAGAIFAIISGRMLNLVALGDDLARGLGQRVYVARAVAAGAVVLLCGSATALAGPIVFVGLVVPHIVRPFTGPDYRWIIAVSALVGPSLLLIADIVGRLVVAPSELEAGLVVAIIGAPVMIALVRRVKLAGL; from the coding sequence ATGACCCAGACCGCCTCGGCTTCGCGCGCACGACTGAGCCTCCGCACCCAGCGCTGGATCACTCTCGGCTCGGCCCTCGGGTTGCTCGCGGTCGTTCTCGTGTTGAGCCTTGCGCTCGGCGCTCGCGGTGTCGAGTTTTCGCAAATCTGGCAGGCGCTTTTCGACCCCGAGGCGGGCAACAACGACCAATTGGTGATCCGTGAACTGCGATTACCCCGCACCATTGTTGGTCTTCTCGCAGGCCTCTCCCTCGGCGTCGCCGGAGCGGTCATGCAGGGGGTCACCCGCAACCCGCTCGCCGACCCCGGCCTCCTCGGCGTCAACGCGGGCGCCTCACTCGCGGTCGTCTTCGCGATCAGCGTGCTGTCGATCACCAACCCCACCGGCTACATCTGGTTCGCCTTCGCGGGGGCAGCGGCGGCGGCAAGTATCGTCTACGCAATCGGTTCATTGGGCCGCGAGGGCGCTACCCCGGTCAAGCTCGTGCTTGCCGGAACAGCGGTCACCGCCGGCATCACCTCCGTCATCTCTCTCGTTCTCATCTCCGACACCGACACCCTCAACACCTTCCGGTTCTGGTCGGTGGGGTCGCTCGCTAGCCGCGACCTTGAGGCCGTGCGCCTCACAATCGGGTTCGTTGTGGCCGGCGCCATCTTCGCGATCATTTCGGGACGGATGCTCAACCTCGTCGCCCTCGGAGATGACCTCGCCCGGGGCCTCGGCCAGCGGGTCTACGTTGCTCGTGCGGTCGCTGCCGGAGCTGTCGTTCTGCTCTGCGGATCCGCCACCGCGCTTGCCGGCCCCATCGTCTTCGTCGGTCTCGTTGTGCCCCACATCGTGCGCCCATTCACGGGCCCTGACTATCGCTGGATTATTGCTGTCTCGGCGCTCGTCGGCCCCAGCTTGCTCCTCATCGCCGACATCGTGGGCCGCCTTGTGGTCGCACCGTCCGAGCTCGAAGCGGGCCTCGTCGTCGCCATTATCGGTGCGCCCGTCATGATCGCCCTCGTGCGCCGAGTGAAGCTGGCCGGGCTATGA